A single Curtobacterium sp. MCJR17_020 DNA region contains:
- a CDS encoding endonuclease/exonuclease/phosphatase family protein, whose protein sequence is MPHHPDDHPLIGAVRSPEVHCMTLNVRRRVPRPSAHPDAWERRRDAITALVTSEAPTVLAVQEALPTQADDLTAGLGSGWEPVLAGRGARGGGEQVGLFLDRSRLDIVERRTWALSRTPHRPGSRSWATSFPRHAVGAVVDDRATGARFLAIATHLDVASPWARLRSAELLGRIVRQRGLPAVVMADWNSPAGSAPWRALADAGVVDSWGRASRQMGEPYGTYPHYGSPRVGGRRIDGVLVTPDATVERVAVSNRRPGGVWPSDHAAVHAVVRWAS, encoded by the coding sequence ATGCCCCACCACCCCGACGACCACCCGCTCATCGGAGCCGTCCGGTCGCCCGAGGTCCACTGCATGACCCTCAACGTGCGGCGCCGCGTGCCGCGACCGTCCGCACACCCGGACGCCTGGGAGCGTCGCCGTGATGCCATCACCGCGCTCGTCACCTCCGAAGCGCCCACCGTCCTCGCCGTCCAGGAGGCCCTCCCCACGCAGGCAGACGACCTCACGGCCGGCCTCGGATCCGGTTGGGAGCCCGTCCTGGCCGGGCGCGGCGCGCGCGGCGGTGGCGAACAGGTCGGGCTCTTCCTCGACCGCTCGCGCCTCGACATCGTCGAGCGCCGCACGTGGGCTCTTTCCCGCACGCCGCACCGTCCAGGATCCCGCTCGTGGGCCACGTCCTTCCCCCGGCACGCCGTCGGAGCCGTCGTCGACGACCGCGCGACCGGCGCCCGGTTCCTGGCCATCGCGACGCACCTCGACGTCGCCTCGCCGTGGGCCCGACTGCGGTCCGCCGAACTCCTCGGCCGGATCGTGCGACAGCGCGGCCTGCCCGCCGTCGTGATGGCCGACTGGAACAGTCCGGCAGGGTCTGCACCCTGGCGAGCACTGGCGGACGCTGGTGTCGTCGACAGCTGGGGGCGGGCCTCCCGGCAGATGGGTGAGCCGTACGGGACGTACCCGCACTACGGGAGTCCACGCGTCGGAGGCCGGCGCATCGACGGCGTCCTCGTGACGCCGGACGCGACCGTCGAGCGGGTCGCCGTGTCGAACCGGCGGCCGGGCGGGGTGTGGCCCTCTGACCACGCGGCCGTGCACGCGGTCGTGCGGTGGGCGTCGTGA
- a CDS encoding barstar family protein, translating to MPAFSTDNILGNRLDFEIARDGFVGRLRNDAVLRNAETWLRREGYRVIAMDAGAWSDDEQMLMAFAKGLQFPRHFGKNLDALNDCMSDVAEADYGWDASETGLVLILSGFDHFAQRLPRTADSVQQILQRQGRYAALFGNRLLTILS from the coding sequence GTGCCAGCATTCTCCACTGACAACATCCTCGGCAACAGGCTGGACTTCGAGATCGCCCGGGACGGGTTCGTCGGCAGGCTGCGAAACGATGCTGTGTTGCGTAACGCTGAGACGTGGCTTCGGCGCGAGGGCTACCGGGTCATAGCGATGGACGCCGGGGCCTGGAGTGACGACGAGCAGATGCTCATGGCCTTCGCGAAGGGCCTTCAGTTCCCTCGCCACTTCGGGAAGAACTTGGACGCGCTCAACGACTGCATGTCAGACGTCGCCGAGGCGGACTACGGATGGGATGCATCCGAGACTGGCCTCGTCCTGATCCTCTCCGGCTTCGACCACTTCGCTCAACGACTCCCACGGACCGCCGACTCCGTGCAGCAGATTCTTCAGAGGCAGGGACGCTACGCAGCACTCTTCGGGAATCGCCTCCTCACGATCCTGTCCTGA